From the genome of Romeriopsis navalis LEGE 11480:
GACAATCGTTAGCGATCGATTGCCTCAAACGGAATGAACGTCTCTTGTGGCAACAAAGCAGGAATACGGGTGAAAATCAATTTACCCCGAAGTGAATATCGATCAATGGCAACACCGAGTGGCTCTTCCGTCACATCGGGGTGGACATCAATAAATGTGCGATAGATCTTGCGTGCCGCCTGCATTAAGCCAGGTTCATAGCCGGAATAGCGCTCGAAGCGAGTTTCTTGTTCCACACTCAACTCCGCAGGTTTATCTAAAACAACAACGTTAACCACCCGATTCTCCTATCACTGAAGTCCCCGGTTTCCGAGGTTTCCGGTGTATGTTACAGCACAATTTCTAGTTGGTACGAAAATATTCGGAGTCCTAGCTCGAAATCGTTACCTTGATCAGTAAAGACACGTAATCCAAATTGCATTACGTGTCTTTGTCGAAGTTTCAATTAACAATGCGTCAGTAAATCTGCGGATGAGCGCTGACTTTATCCTATTCTCTGAATTTGATTAATCCAAGGCTTTCAGTAAAGCTGCCCCAATTGCTTGGCACCCGACAATTTGGTCGCCGGCTGCTGCAATATCACCGGTGCGATACCCTTGATCGAGCACTTGCATAACAGCTGTTTCGAGGGCGTCGGCTGCGGCTGGCTGATTGAGGTCATAGCGCAGCATCATCGCTGCACTCAAAACTTGCGCCAAGGGATTGGCTTTATCTTGGCCGGCAATATCGGGTGCTGAGCCATGTACCGGCTCATAGACGCCCGGGCCGTCAGCTCCCAGACTGGCGGATGGCAACATGCCAATACTGCCGGTGAGCATTGCGGCAATATCCGAGAGGATGTCCCCGAACAGATTACCGGTGACGATCGTATCAAACTGCTTCGGATTGCGGACGAGCTGCATGGCGGCATTATCCACATACATATGGGTGACTTCGACATCGGAATAGGACGGGGCCATGGCATTGACTCGATCGCGCCAGAGTTGTGACACTTCCAAAACATTGGCTTTATCGACGGAGCAGAGTTTTTTCTGGCGTTTCTGGGCCGTTTCAAATGCGACTTTCGCAATCCGATCAATTTCCGTCACGGTGTAACCCATGGTATTTACGCCACGTTGTTCACCAGCTTCGGTTGTAAACAAGCCTTTGGGTGCACCGAAGTAAATTCCCCCGGTGAGTTCGCGCACGACCATAATATCGACGCCTTCGACGACCTCGCGCTTGAGACTAGAGGCATCCGCTAACTGGGGCAAAATTGTGGCGGGCCGTAAGTTGGCAAATAATTGGAGGCCGGATCGTAGACCCAGCAGCCCGGTTTCTGGACGTTGGGCGCGGGGCACGTTATCCCACTTATAACCGCCGATCGCCGCTAGCAGAACGGAATCACTCTGGCGACAGGTTTCGAGCGTTGCCTCTGGGAGAGGACTGCCCGTGGCATCGATCGCGCTACCGCCAATCAACGCGGTGACAAATTCAAAGCTCAGATCAAACTGCGCTCCGAGTTTTTTCAAGGCCTCAACGGTCACGGCCATAATTTCCGGGCCAATGCCGTCGCCAGGTAGCAAAGTGATGCGATAGTTCTGTGTCATGCCGCGCTCGTTGATTCCATCAAGACTGCCAAGAGGCAATCATACCAAACCAACGATCGGCTTGACGGCGATCGGCAGGAGTTATGTCGTGGGCTAGTTATGGGTGGTAATCGAGACCTCTTCGGGTTTCGGGAACGGCATATCCTCGATGCCTGGCATTTGTTCGGGGCTGGACTGGGGAATTTGCATATCGACCCCATTAATTACGGCCCCAAGGAGCCGGGTTTGCTCGGAATCCATGAATTCATTGATGGCTTCGTTTAACATGCTGCTCTGGGTAATGCCCGGACGTGTTACCAGGATCAAGCCATCTGTATAGGGTTCGAGCAGCAGTGCATCATTACAGCGACTTAAGGACGGTGTATCCACGACCACGAAGTCAAATCGTCCGCGGGCATCTTCCAATAGACGGCGCATTTCATTGGATTCTAGGATTGCCGATGACTGACGTTGGGGGCCGACGCTCGGTGCGATGTAGAGATTCTCCGCCAATGGTGCAATCCGAATGCATTCGCTTAACTGACCGTAATAGCGCAGTGCATCTTCTTGGCTATTGACATCCGCCTCCACGCCAACGTAGTAACCGATCGACGGCGAACGTAAATCTGCCTCAATCAGTAACGTGCGTTTACCGGCTCGTGCGGCGGCGATCGCCAGATTATAGGCTGTGACACTTTTCCCTTCAGAACTGGCAGTACTTGTGACTAAGACCATGCGGGGAACGCCGCCTTCGACCCGGCGTAGCGTACTGCGGAACCGCTCGTAA
Proteins encoded in this window:
- the leuB gene encoding 3-isopropylmalate dehydrogenase, whose translation is MTQNYRITLLPGDGIGPEIMAVTVEALKKLGAQFDLSFEFVTALIGGSAIDATGSPLPEATLETCRQSDSVLLAAIGGYKWDNVPRAQRPETGLLGLRSGLQLFANLRPATILPQLADASSLKREVVEGVDIMVVRELTGGIYFGAPKGLFTTEAGEQRGVNTMGYTVTEIDRIAKVAFETAQKRQKKLCSVDKANVLEVSQLWRDRVNAMAPSYSDVEVTHMYVDNAAMQLVRNPKQFDTIVTGNLFGDILSDIAAMLTGSIGMLPSASLGADGPGVYEPVHGSAPDIAGQDKANPLAQVLSAAMMLRYDLNQPAAADALETAVMQVLDQGYRTGDIAAAGDQIVGCQAIGAALLKALD